A window of Tautonia plasticadhaerens contains these coding sequences:
- the argB gene encoding acetylglutamate kinase, translating into MRRGTIEVHEEAIRKADVLIEALGYIRKFHNRFTVIKLGGSVMEDPETLRALLVDVVFMQTVGLRPVVVHGGGKAISAAMQKAGLQPTFVQGRRYTDEATLGIVSEVLIEGVNADIVRHINKYGGRAAALHPRTTSCLSGSRMTLAGEGGTPIDLGRVGEVADVDTMTIENLCLAGIVPVLPSLAVCREDEGLLNVNADTAAAAVARHLRAEKLVFLTDTPGILRDRNDPRSLIEGLTPEGCRELAGQGVIDKGMIPKVDACLESLEAGVRKVHIIDGRLPHALLLEIFTDRGIGTEIAKAGAIAKGRLPAATATVTATASAR; encoded by the coding sequence ATGCGTCGAGGGACGATCGAGGTGCATGAGGAAGCGATCCGCAAGGCCGACGTGCTGATCGAGGCGCTCGGCTACATCCGCAAGTTCCACAACCGGTTCACCGTGATCAAGCTCGGCGGGTCGGTGATGGAGGATCCCGAGACCTTGCGGGCCCTGCTGGTCGACGTGGTCTTCATGCAGACCGTGGGCCTGAGGCCGGTGGTGGTGCACGGCGGCGGCAAGGCGATCTCGGCGGCGATGCAGAAGGCCGGGTTGCAACCGACCTTCGTCCAGGGGCGTCGGTACACCGACGAGGCCACGCTGGGGATCGTCTCCGAGGTGCTGATCGAGGGCGTCAACGCCGACATCGTCCGGCACATCAACAAGTACGGCGGCCGGGCCGCGGCCCTGCACCCGAGGACGACCTCGTGCCTCTCGGGCTCCCGGATGACCCTGGCCGGGGAGGGCGGCACGCCGATCGACCTGGGGAGGGTCGGCGAGGTCGCGGACGTGGACACGATGACGATCGAGAATCTCTGCCTGGCCGGGATCGTGCCGGTGTTGCCCTCGCTGGCGGTCTGCCGCGAGGACGAGGGGCTGCTCAACGTGAACGCCGACACCGCGGCGGCGGCCGTCGCCCGGCACCTGAGGGCCGAGAAGCTCGTCTTCCTGACCGACACGCCCGGCATCCTCCGGGACCGGAACGACCCGAGGAGCCTGATCGAGGGCCTGACGCCCGAGGGCTGCCGGGAGCTGGCCGGGCAGGGGGTGATCGACAAGGGGATGATCCCCAAGGTCGACGCCTGCCTGGAGAGCCTGGAGGCGGGCGTCCGCAAGGTGCACATCATCGACGGCCGGCTGCCCCACGCGTTGTTGCTGGAGATCTTCACCGACCGGGGGATCGGCACCGAGATCGCCAAGGCCGGGGCGATCGCCAAGGGTCGCCTCCCGGCCGCGACCGCCACGGTGACCGCGACGGCCTCGGCCCGCTGA
- the argJ gene encoding bifunctional glutamate N-acetyltransferase/amino-acid acetyltransferase ArgJ — protein sequence MSDAAPLEIPSGFRASGVKAGIKPSGSPDLAVIVADSTCSAAGAFTTNRVAAAPVRWDRAIVPSEAIRAIVINAGNANAATGAEGFENARRTAEVAAERLGCQAEHVLVASTGVIGHQLPMDRVEAGVIAAIDAATDDPSGFHAASAAILTTDSRPKVVSLRRKTETGKTIRLLGLAKGAAMIGPRMATMLGFLVTDARVQMGTLQGILSEAVEETFNCISVEGHTSTNDSVLMLSGARGELPLRGADLTLFAGMVREACESLSRMIPDDGEGATHLITVEVRGCRDRDQARQVARAVADSPLVKTAIHGADPNWGRIVSAAGYSGVMFDESELSLDLDGVPLYRDGAPVAFDAAAVSDRIKNNREVTITLTLKQGDASIRFWTCDLTAEYVRLNADYTT from the coding sequence GTGAGCGACGCAGCACCGCTGGAGATTCCCTCCGGCTTCCGGGCGAGCGGGGTGAAGGCGGGGATCAAGCCGAGCGGGTCGCCGGATCTGGCGGTGATCGTGGCCGACTCGACGTGTTCGGCCGCCGGCGCTTTCACCACCAACCGGGTGGCCGCGGCCCCGGTGCGGTGGGACCGGGCGATCGTCCCCTCGGAGGCGATCCGGGCCATCGTCATCAACGCCGGCAACGCCAACGCGGCCACCGGCGCAGAGGGCTTCGAGAACGCCCGGAGGACGGCCGAGGTGGCGGCCGAGCGGCTTGGCTGCCAGGCCGAGCACGTCCTGGTCGCATCGACGGGCGTGATCGGCCACCAACTGCCGATGGACCGGGTCGAGGCCGGCGTGATCGCCGCGATCGACGCCGCCACGGATGACCCGTCGGGGTTCCACGCCGCCTCGGCCGCGATCCTGACGACGGACAGCCGCCCGAAGGTCGTCTCCCTTCGGCGGAAGACCGAGACGGGCAAGACGATCCGGCTGCTCGGCCTGGCCAAGGGGGCGGCGATGATCGGCCCGAGGATGGCGACGATGCTCGGGTTCCTCGTCACCGACGCCCGGGTGCAGATGGGGACGCTCCAGGGCATCCTCTCCGAGGCCGTCGAGGAGACGTTCAACTGCATCTCCGTCGAAGGGCACACGAGCACGAATGACTCGGTCCTGATGCTTTCCGGCGCCCGGGGCGAGCTCCCCCTCAGGGGCGCGGACCTGACCCTGTTCGCCGGGATGGTCCGGGAGGCCTGCGAGTCGCTCTCCCGGATGATCCCCGACGACGGCGAGGGGGCCACCCACCTGATCACGGTCGAGGTCCGGGGCTGCCGAGACCGCGACCAGGCCCGGCAGGTCGCCCGGGCCGTGGCCGACAGCCCGCTGGTCAAGACCGCCATCCACGGCGCCGACCCGAACTGGGGCCGCATCGTCTCCGCCGCCGGCTACTCGGGCGTCATGTTCGACGAGTCGGAGCTTTCGCTCGACCTCGACGGCGTCCCCCTCTACCGGGACGGCGCCCCGGTCGCCTTCGACGCGGCGGCCGTCTCCGATCGCATCAAGAACAACCGGGAGGTGACGATCACCCTGACCCTGAAGCAGGGGGACGCCTCGATCCGCTTCTGGACCTGCGACCTGACGGCCGAGTACGTCCGCCTGAACGCCGACTACACCACCTGA
- a CDS encoding SDR family NAD(P)-dependent oxidoreductase, which translates to MAAIDRFRLDGRVALVSGGSRGLGRVMAGALASAGALVALTARDRHRAEEAAAEVARDTGAEVIGLGVDVTKAAEVEAAVGEAISTLGKLDILINNAGINIRRPIEQLEEAEWDLVLDTNLKGSWLFCRAAVPAMKRNGWGRILNVSSMLGEVGLAERTPYCSSKGGMTLLTRTLALELAPFKINVNALCPGPFATEINLPLLNDPEKKAAMESRLPIGRWGDPEELGPAALFLCSEASSYMTGATLFIDGGFTAQ; encoded by the coding sequence ATGGCGGCGATCGATCGATTCCGGCTGGATGGTCGCGTGGCGTTGGTCAGCGGCGGATCGCGCGGGCTCGGCCGGGTGATGGCCGGGGCACTGGCCTCGGCCGGCGCCTTGGTGGCCCTGACGGCCCGGGACCGGCACCGGGCCGAGGAGGCCGCCGCCGAGGTCGCCCGGGACACCGGGGCGGAGGTCATCGGCCTGGGGGTCGACGTGACGAAGGCCGCCGAGGTGGAGGCCGCCGTGGGGGAGGCGATCTCGACCCTGGGCAAGCTGGACATCCTGATCAACAACGCCGGGATCAACATCCGACGCCCCATCGAGCAGCTCGAGGAGGCCGAGTGGGACCTCGTGCTCGACACGAACCTCAAGGGCTCCTGGCTCTTCTGCCGGGCCGCCGTGCCGGCGATGAAGCGCAACGGCTGGGGGCGGATCCTCAACGTCTCCAGCATGCTCGGCGAGGTCGGCCTCGCCGAGCGGACCCCGTACTGTTCCAGCAAGGGGGGGATGACGCTGCTCACCCGGACGCTCGCCCTGGAGTTGGCCCCCTTCAAGATCAACGTCAACGCCCTCTGCCCCGGCCCGTTCGCCACCGAGATCAACCTGCCGCTCCTGAACGACCCCGAGAAGAAGGCGGCCATGGAGTCCAGGCTCCCGATCGGCCGCTGGGGCGACCCCGAGGAGCTGGGGCCGGCGGCCCTGTTCCTCTGCTCCGAGGCGTCGAGCTACATGACCGGGGCCACGCTGTTCATCGACGGCGGCTTCACGGCCCAGTGA
- the metH gene encoding methionine synthase: MDRTMSQAERVDTRALLEDLMARRVLVLDGAMGTMIQAYSLTEEDFRGDRFRDHPRDLKGCNDLLSITRPEVIAAIHREYLDAGADIIETNTFVANRLTMENYGLQDHCVEINRAAAELARRVADEVTARDPDKPRFVAGSIGPTDKTASISPKVEDPGYRGVTFDDLVGAYTEAIEGLVAGGVDILFPETSFDTLNMKACLFAIDQYFERTGIRLPVMVSGTITDKSGRTLSGQTIEAFWHSVSHMDLLSVGINCALGANELRPHLEALANVATCHISSHPNAGMPDGFGNFDDPPEHMAQVIGEFARNGWLNIIGGCCGTTPEYIRQIALAVEGATPRTRPESRHWTSLSGQEPLTIRPDSGFIMIGERTNITGSKKFARLIREENYEEALAVAREQVEGGANVLDVNMDEGLIDGPKAMTRFLNLLSAEPDIARIPVMIDSSDFRVIEAGLRCVQGKAIVNSISMKEGEGKFLEQARTCRRFGAAVVVMAFDEHGQAVEKDHKVAICERAYRLLTERVGFPPEDIIFDANILTVGTGIEEHNNYAVEFIEAVRELKRRLPLAKTSGGVSNVSFSYRGNNTVREAMNAAFLYHAIAAGLDMGIVNPGQLEVYEEIAPDLREKVEDVLLNRRPDAADRLTEFAETVKDAGKKAAVQDLSWREAPVSKRIEHALIKGIVDFVEEDAEQARQELGSPLKVIEGPLMDGMNVVGDLFGAGKMFLPQVVKSARVMKKAVAYLTPFMEEEKAAAGGVQVRGKILMATVKGDVHDIGKNIVGVVLGCNDYEVIDLGVMCPSEKILAEARKHGVDVIGLSGLITPSLDEMVHVAKEMKREGFTLPLLIGGATTSPKHTAVKIAPAYDCPVVHVKDASRSVGVVERLSRKDDTRKEYVDQIRAAQEQERQSFSKRRERNLVPYAEALRKRFPTDWAAVDLPRPEFFGPRTIEDQPLSELVPYVDWSPFFSTWELKGKYPKIFDDPTVGAEARDLFEKAQAMMADILARKELKARGVYGFFPANSEGDDIIVYSDENRSSEVCRFHCLRQQWQRQGQEHFRSLADYVAPIDSGRLDVIGAFAVTSGLGIDPIVSRFEADHDDYNAIMVKALADRCAEAFAESLHARARRDWGFGRSEGLDNDDLIAEKYRGIRPAPGYPACPDHTEKRTLWDLLDVEKATGITLTESFAMWPAASVSGLYFAHPEARYFAVDMITRDQVEDYARRKGMTLAVAERWLSPNLSYDPD, encoded by the coding sequence ATGGACCGCACGATGTCCCAGGCCGAGCGCGTCGACACCCGAGCCCTCCTCGAAGATCTGATGGCCCGCCGCGTCCTGGTGCTTGATGGCGCCATGGGCACGATGATCCAGGCCTACTCGCTGACCGAGGAGGACTTCCGGGGCGACCGCTTCCGCGACCACCCCAGGGACCTCAAGGGCTGCAACGACCTGCTCTCGATCACCCGCCCCGAGGTGATCGCGGCCATCCACCGGGAATACCTCGACGCCGGCGCCGACATCATCGAGACGAACACCTTCGTCGCCAACCGGCTGACGATGGAGAATTATGGTCTGCAGGACCACTGTGTCGAGATCAACCGGGCCGCCGCCGAGCTGGCCCGCCGGGTCGCCGACGAGGTGACCGCCCGGGACCCCGACAAGCCCCGGTTCGTCGCCGGGTCGATCGGCCCGACGGACAAGACCGCGTCGATCTCCCCCAAGGTCGAGGACCCCGGCTACCGGGGCGTCACCTTCGACGACCTCGTCGGCGCCTACACCGAGGCGATCGAGGGGCTCGTCGCCGGGGGCGTCGACATCCTCTTCCCGGAGACGAGCTTCGACACCCTGAACATGAAGGCGTGCCTCTTCGCCATCGACCAGTACTTCGAGCGCACCGGGATCCGCCTCCCCGTGATGGTCTCCGGCACCATCACCGACAAGAGCGGCCGGACCCTCTCGGGCCAGACGATCGAGGCCTTCTGGCACTCGGTCTCGCACATGGACCTGCTCTCGGTCGGCATCAATTGCGCCCTCGGTGCGAACGAGCTGAGGCCGCACCTCGAGGCCCTGGCGAACGTGGCGACCTGCCACATCAGCTCGCACCCCAACGCCGGCATGCCCGACGGCTTCGGCAACTTCGACGACCCTCCCGAGCACATGGCCCAGGTCATCGGCGAGTTCGCCCGCAACGGGTGGCTGAACATCATCGGCGGCTGCTGCGGCACCACCCCGGAGTACATCCGCCAGATCGCCCTGGCCGTCGAGGGGGCCACGCCCCGGACCCGGCCGGAGTCGAGGCACTGGACCAGCCTCTCGGGGCAGGAGCCGCTGACGATCCGCCCCGACAGCGGCTTCATCATGATCGGCGAGCGGACCAACATCACCGGCTCCAAGAAGTTCGCCCGCCTGATCCGGGAGGAGAACTACGAGGAGGCCCTGGCCGTCGCCCGGGAGCAGGTCGAGGGCGGCGCCAACGTCCTGGACGTGAACATGGACGAGGGCCTCATCGACGGCCCGAAGGCCATGACCCGGTTTCTCAACCTCCTCTCCGCCGAGCCCGACATCGCCCGGATCCCGGTGATGATCGACAGCTCCGACTTCCGCGTCATCGAGGCCGGGCTCCGGTGCGTCCAGGGCAAGGCGATCGTCAACTCGATCAGCATGAAGGAGGGGGAGGGGAAGTTCCTCGAGCAGGCCCGCACCTGCCGACGCTTCGGCGCCGCCGTCGTCGTCATGGCCTTCGACGAGCACGGCCAGGCCGTCGAGAAGGACCACAAGGTCGCCATCTGCGAGCGGGCGTATCGACTCCTCACCGAGCGGGTCGGCTTCCCGCCCGAAGACATCATCTTCGACGCGAACATCCTCACCGTCGGCACCGGCATCGAGGAGCACAACAACTATGCCGTCGAGTTCATCGAGGCCGTCCGGGAGCTGAAGCGGCGCCTCCCCCTGGCCAAGACCTCCGGCGGCGTCAGCAACGTCTCCTTCTCGTATCGCGGCAACAACACCGTCCGGGAGGCGATGAACGCCGCCTTCCTCTACCACGCCATCGCCGCCGGGCTGGACATGGGGATCGTCAACCCCGGCCAGCTTGAAGTCTATGAGGAGATCGCCCCCGACCTGCGCGAGAAGGTCGAGGACGTGCTCCTCAACCGCCGCCCCGACGCCGCCGACCGCCTCACCGAGTTCGCCGAGACGGTCAAGGACGCCGGCAAGAAGGCCGCCGTCCAGGACCTCTCCTGGCGAGAGGCCCCCGTCTCCAAGCGGATCGAGCACGCGCTCATCAAGGGGATCGTCGACTTCGTCGAGGAGGACGCCGAGCAGGCCCGGCAGGAACTCGGCTCGCCCCTGAAGGTGATCGAAGGCCCCCTGATGGACGGCATGAACGTCGTCGGCGACCTCTTCGGCGCCGGCAAGATGTTCCTGCCCCAGGTGGTCAAGTCGGCCCGGGTGATGAAGAAGGCCGTCGCCTACCTCACCCCCTTCATGGAGGAGGAGAAGGCCGCCGCCGGCGGCGTGCAGGTCCGCGGCAAGATCCTCATGGCCACGGTGAAGGGGGACGTCCACGACATCGGCAAGAACATCGTCGGCGTCGTCCTCGGCTGCAACGACTACGAGGTGATCGACCTCGGCGTCATGTGCCCGAGCGAGAAGATCCTGGCCGAGGCCAGGAAGCACGGCGTCGACGTGATCGGCCTCTCGGGGCTCATCACCCCGAGCCTCGACGAGATGGTCCACGTCGCCAAGGAGATGAAGCGGGAGGGGTTCACCCTCCCCCTGCTCATCGGCGGCGCCACCACCAGCCCCAAGCACACCGCCGTCAAGATCGCCCCCGCCTATGACTGCCCGGTCGTCCACGTCAAGGACGCCTCGCGGTCCGTGGGCGTCGTCGAGCGCCTCAGCCGCAAGGACGACACCCGCAAGGAATACGTCGACCAGATCCGGGCCGCCCAGGAGCAGGAGCGCCAGTCCTTCTCGAAGCGACGGGAACGCAACCTCGTCCCCTACGCCGAGGCCCTCCGCAAGCGATTCCCGACCGACTGGGCCGCCGTCGACCTCCCCCGGCCCGAATTCTTCGGCCCCCGGACGATCGAGGACCAGCCGCTCTCCGAACTCGTCCCGTATGTCGACTGGTCCCCCTTCTTCTCCACCTGGGAATTGAAGGGCAAGTACCCCAAGATTTTCGACGACCCCACCGTCGGAGCCGAGGCCCGGGACCTGTTCGAGAAGGCCCAGGCGATGATGGCCGACATCCTCGCCAGGAAGGAGCTGAAGGCCCGGGGCGTCTACGGCTTCTTCCCGGCGAATTCGGAAGGCGATGACATCATCGTCTATTCGGATGAGAACCGATCGTCGGAGGTCTGCCGCTTCCACTGCCTCCGCCAGCAGTGGCAGCGCCAGGGGCAGGAGCACTTCCGCTCCCTGGCCGACTACGTCGCCCCAATCGACTCCGGCCGGCTCGACGTCATCGGCGCCTTCGCCGTCACCTCCGGCCTGGGGATCGACCCGATCGTGTCCCGGTTCGAGGCCGACCACGACGACTACAACGCGATCATGGTCAAGGCCCTCGCCGACCGCTGCGCGGAGGCCTTCGCCGAGTCGCTCCACGCCCGGGCCCGCCGCGACTGGGGCTTCGGCCGATCGGAGGGCCTCGACAACGACGACCTCATCGCCGAGAAGTACCGGGGCATCCGCCCCGCCCCCGGCTACCCCGCCTGCCCGGATCACACCGAGAAGCGGACCCTCTGGGACCTCCTGGATGTGGAGAAGGCCACGGGGATCACGCTCACCGAGAGCTTCGCCATGTGGCCCGCCGCCTCCGTCTCCGGCCTCTACTTCGCCCATCCCGAGGCCCGGTACTTCGCCGTCGACATGATCACCCGCGACCAGGTCGAGGACTACGCCCGGCGCAAGGGCATGACCCTCGCCGTAGCCGAGCGCTGGCTCTCCCCGAACCTGTCCTACGACCCGGATTGA
- a CDS encoding aspartate aminotransferase family protein translates to MANVSHPSSAETIEQFDRYVIGNYRRFPVCLVRGEGSFIWDAEGNRYLDLFPGWGCNLLGHCPPRVVEAVRDQAATLIHVPNTWYMEAQGAFARALSERSFGGQCFFCNSGAEANEAAIKLARLHGAKSGRSTIVTMAHGFHGRTYAALSATAQPKYHEGCGPMVPGFKYIPYDDLAAAADAIDETTAAVLVEPIQGEGGVNVPSPDYLPGLRSLCDDRGALLMLDEVQTGLGRTGAWFAYQHSGVTPDVLTCAKALAGGVACGVMIASEAVAPSLRPGMHASTFGGNPIACRAGLATIETIEEEGLLGRAPRIADRFRGHFEALRRDRPELIRDIRARGVMIGLELSVDASPVVSGCLERRVLVNATHGTVVRLLPSLTLTDEQIDEGCGVLLEVLRSFPS, encoded by the coding sequence GTGGCCAACGTCTCCCACCCCAGCTCGGCCGAGACGATCGAGCAGTTCGATCGGTACGTGATCGGCAACTATCGCCGCTTCCCCGTCTGCCTGGTGCGCGGCGAGGGCTCGTTCATCTGGGACGCCGAGGGGAACCGCTACCTCGACCTGTTCCCCGGCTGGGGCTGCAACCTGCTGGGCCACTGCCCTCCCCGGGTGGTGGAGGCGGTGAGGGACCAGGCGGCCACGCTGATCCACGTGCCGAACACCTGGTACATGGAGGCCCAGGGGGCCTTCGCCCGGGCGCTCTCGGAGCGGTCCTTCGGCGGCCAGTGCTTCTTCTGCAACAGCGGAGCGGAGGCCAACGAGGCGGCCATCAAGCTCGCCCGGCTCCACGGGGCGAAGTCGGGGCGGTCGACGATCGTGACCATGGCGCACGGCTTCCACGGCCGGACCTACGCCGCGCTGTCGGCCACCGCGCAGCCGAAGTACCACGAGGGCTGCGGCCCGATGGTGCCCGGCTTCAAGTACATCCCGTATGACGACCTCGCCGCGGCGGCCGACGCGATCGACGAGACCACGGCCGCCGTGCTCGTCGAGCCGATCCAGGGCGAGGGGGGCGTCAACGTGCCCTCGCCCGACTACCTGCCCGGCCTGCGGAGCCTCTGCGACGACCGGGGGGCGCTGCTGATGCTCGACGAGGTCCAGACGGGCCTCGGCCGGACCGGGGCCTGGTTCGCCTACCAGCACTCGGGGGTGACGCCCGACGTGCTCACCTGCGCCAAGGCCCTGGCGGGCGGGGTCGCCTGCGGGGTGATGATCGCCTCCGAGGCGGTCGCCCCGTCGCTCCGGCCCGGGATGCACGCCAGCACCTTCGGCGGCAATCCCATCGCCTGCCGGGCGGGCCTGGCGACGATCGAGACGATCGAGGAGGAGGGCCTGCTGGGGCGGGCTCCCCGGATCGCCGACCGGTTCCGGGGGCACTTCGAGGCCCTCCGACGCGACCGCCCGGAGTTGATCCGGGACATCCGGGCCAGGGGGGTGATGATCGGCCTCGAGCTGTCGGTCGACGCCTCCCCGGTAGTCTCCGGCTGCCTGGAGCGCCGCGTGCTGGTCAACGCCACGCACGGGACCGTGGTCCGGCTCCTGCCGAGCCTGACGCTGACCGATGAGCAGATCGACGAGGGGTGCGGGGTCCTCCTGGAGGTGCTCCGGTCGTTCCCCTCCTGA
- the argF gene encoding ornithine carbamoyltransferase, with protein sequence MPRHFIELFDLDAAEVRALLDLALDLKRRGRGGLRAPRLAGRLLGMVFDKPSMRTRISFEAAMAHLGGSTVYMTGKEVGLGVREPLPDFARVVSEYVDALAVRTFSQQMVADLAGLAGVPVINALTDSDHPCQAMSDLLTIREALGGLEGVSIAFIGDGNNVARSLAVAAALTGMSFVLGCPEGYVFPDEFRRRFEAKFPGVPLVETHDPGEAVRSAEVVYTDVWCSMGQEQEADHRRSKFEPFRVDRALMAGAKADALFLHCLPAHRGEEVAAEVIDGPRSLIVPQAANRLHFQKALLLHLINGEPTAERPTQ encoded by the coding sequence ATGCCCCGCCACTTCATCGAGCTGTTCGACCTGGACGCGGCCGAGGTCCGTGCCCTGCTGGACCTGGCCCTCGACCTGAAGCGTCGGGGCCGGGGCGGCCTGAGGGCGCCGAGGCTGGCGGGCCGGCTGCTCGGGATGGTCTTCGACAAGCCCTCGATGCGCACCAGGATCAGCTTCGAGGCGGCGATGGCCCACCTGGGCGGCTCGACGGTCTACATGACCGGCAAGGAAGTCGGGCTCGGCGTCCGGGAACCGCTGCCCGACTTCGCCCGGGTGGTCAGCGAATACGTCGACGCCCTGGCCGTCCGGACCTTCTCCCAGCAGATGGTCGCCGACCTGGCCGGGCTCGCCGGGGTCCCCGTCATCAACGCCCTGACCGACTCGGACCACCCGTGCCAGGCGATGAGCGACCTGCTGACGATCCGCGAGGCCCTGGGGGGGCTGGAGGGGGTCTCGATCGCCTTCATCGGCGACGGCAACAACGTGGCCCGGTCCCTGGCGGTGGCGGCGGCCCTGACCGGGATGAGCTTCGTCCTCGGCTGCCCGGAAGGCTACGTTTTCCCCGACGAGTTCCGGCGCCGGTTCGAGGCGAAGTTCCCCGGCGTCCCGCTCGTCGAGACGCACGACCCCGGGGAGGCGGTCCGGTCGGCCGAGGTCGTCTACACCGACGTCTGGTGCAGCATGGGGCAGGAGCAGGAGGCCGACCATCGGCGGTCGAAGTTCGAGCCCTTCCGGGTCGACCGGGCCCTGATGGCGGGGGCGAAGGCCGACGCCCTGTTCCTCCACTGCCTGCCGGCCCACCGGGGCGAGGAGGTCGCCGCCGAGGTCATCGACGGCCCCCGGAGCCTGATCGTGCCCCAGGCGGCCAACCGCCTGCACTTCCAGAAGGCCCTGCTGCTGCACCTGATCAACGGCGAACCGACCGCGGAGCGACCAACCCAATGA
- the rph gene encoding ribonuclease PH, whose amino-acid sequence MSSRHDGRSPDEPRAVTIDRGFARQSDGSALYRCGGTTVLVTANVVDRVPAWLEGKGVGWLTAEYMMMPGSTSPRKERRADSRSTEIQRLIGRSLRAAVDTKALGARTLHVDAEVVDADGGTRTAAITGAFVAVADALRARLGPEAARAVLRDGVAAVSVGVVAGRELLDLDYVEDSAAEVDLNVVRLGSGGLVEVQGTGEGGTFSRAQLTALMDLAERGLDLLGEAQRRALGGDWPFG is encoded by the coding sequence ATGAGCAGCCGACACGACGGCCGATCCCCCGACGAGCCGAGGGCCGTGACCATCGACCGGGGCTTCGCCCGGCAGAGCGACGGCAGCGCCCTGTACCGCTGCGGCGGGACGACCGTGCTGGTGACGGCCAACGTCGTCGACAGGGTCCCCGCCTGGCTGGAGGGCAAGGGCGTCGGCTGGCTGACGGCCGAATACATGATGATGCCCGGCAGCACCTCGCCCCGAAAGGAACGCCGGGCCGACTCGCGCTCGACCGAGATCCAGCGGCTCATCGGCCGGAGCCTCCGGGCGGCGGTCGACACGAAGGCCCTCGGCGCCCGGACCCTGCACGTCGACGCCGAGGTGGTCGACGCCGACGGCGGCACCCGGACCGCCGCCATCACCGGCGCCTTCGTCGCCGTCGCCGACGCCCTCCGGGCCCGGCTCGGCCCCGAGGCCGCGCGGGCCGTCCTGCGGGACGGCGTGGCGGCGGTGAGCGTCGGCGTCGTGGCGGGCCGGGAGCTGCTGGACCTGGATTACGTCGAGGACTCCGCCGCCGAGGTCGACCTCAACGTCGTCCGGCTCGGCTCCGGCGGGCTCGTCGAGGTCCAGGGGACCGGAGAGGGGGGCACCTTCAGCCGGGCCCAGCTCACCGCGCTGATGGACCTGGCCGAGCGCGGGCTCGACCTGCTAGGGGAGGCCCAGCGCCGAGCGCTCGGGGGGGACTGGCCCTTCGGATGA
- the rdgB gene encoding RdgB/HAM1 family non-canonical purine NTP pyrophosphatase, with product MSDAPAPAFTVVIATRNAKKGREMLGLIAPPWEPNPRLGRLEVLTLDGFPEAPEVVEDADTFGGNARKKASETAVALNLWVLADDSGLAVDALDGAPGVYSARYAGEHGDDDANNRKLLDAMDEVPDDRRGAAFVCHLALADPSGAIRLEAEGACRGRIAREVRGAGGFGYDPLFLIPEYHRTFGELSTLVKHQLSHRARAFGRLRPGLERLIAGA from the coding sequence ATGAGCGACGCCCCCGCCCCCGCCTTCACCGTCGTGATCGCCACCCGGAACGCCAAGAAGGGCCGCGAGATGCTCGGCCTGATCGCCCCCCCCTGGGAGCCGAACCCGAGGCTCGGCCGGCTGGAGGTCCTCACCCTCGACGGCTTCCCCGAGGCCCCCGAGGTGGTCGAGGACGCCGACACCTTCGGCGGCAACGCCCGCAAGAAGGCGTCGGAGACGGCCGTCGCGCTGAACCTCTGGGTATTGGCCGACGATTCCGGCCTGGCCGTCGACGCCCTCGACGGCGCCCCCGGCGTCTATTCCGCCCGGTACGCCGGGGAGCACGGGGACGACGACGCCAACAACCGGAAACTGCTCGACGCGATGGACGAGGTCCCGGACGACCGCCGGGGCGCCGCCTTCGTCTGCCACCTCGCCCTGGCCGACCCCTCCGGCGCCATCCGGCTGGAGGCCGAGGGGGCCTGCCGGGGCCGGATCGCCCGGGAGGTCCGCGGCGCGGGGGGTTTCGGCTACGACCCCCTGTTCCTCATCCCGGAATATCACCGCACCTTCGGCGAGCTGAGCACGCTGGTCAAGCACCAGCTCAGCCACCGGGCCCGCGCCTTCGGGCGGCTCCGCCCGGGGCTGGAACGGCTCATCGCCGGGGCATGA